In a genomic window of Methanosarcina horonobensis HB-1 = JCM 15518:
- a CDS encoding TrmB family transcriptional regulator, protein MEYTELVRKLQKLGFTENEAKIYIGLLGLGKATAREIHEFTHVPRPKIYATLRRMSKKKYVEVTGGTPAYFWCIGPEQLTERLRAEFLFSLSEILKELNTAGHGIKFRSGRELTEHKATKSQGSMGSNGL, encoded by the coding sequence ATGGAGTACACGGAACTCGTAAGAAAACTCCAGAAACTGGGATTTACCGAAAATGAGGCGAAGATCTATATAGGGCTCCTTGGCCTGGGAAAAGCAACTGCAAGAGAGATACATGAATTTACGCACGTCCCAAGACCAAAAATTTATGCGACGCTGAGGAGAATGTCAAAAAAGAAGTATGTGGAAGTTACAGGAGGAACTCCGGCATATTTCTGGTGCATTGGTCCGGAACAGCTGACCGAAAGGTTGAGGGCCGAGTTCCTTTTCTCCCTGAGTGAAATACTAAAGGAACTTAATACTGCAGGGCACGGGATAAAATTCAGATCGGGAAGAGAATTAACGGAACATAAAGCAACGAAGTCACAGGGCAGTATGGGGTCAAACGGATTATAA
- a CDS encoding helix-turn-helix transcriptional regulator: MKISLIDLAFLSEKRKDVLLLLEEGPKTGDEIKTALNVNSTSIMPQIKKLKEGRLIVQDERNTYRLSDMGEIVVEKMEPLLDTVRVFEENYDYWTNHDFTAIPEHLLNRIDELGNYFLLEADLNRLFEVPEDFKNNLLESKNIKIFLSYFNPLYIEIYSELIRKEAEMCLILTEPVFDRLKKDYLEDLKMLVESKNTEIYVCDKNVTLKDVVTERFCSLVLFDKKGKFDHQRLMSFDESALKWCEELFLYYKDMSRRLEKV, encoded by the coding sequence ATGAAGATATCACTGATTGACCTGGCGTTCTTATCCGAAAAAAGAAAAGATGTATTGCTCCTGCTGGAAGAAGGACCCAAAACAGGCGACGAAATAAAAACAGCCCTTAACGTGAACTCGACTTCAATTATGCCCCAGATCAAAAAATTAAAAGAAGGGCGCCTGATAGTGCAGGACGAAAGAAATACCTACAGGCTCTCGGACATGGGAGAAATAGTTGTCGAGAAGATGGAACCTCTGCTGGACACGGTTAGAGTTTTCGAGGAAAACTATGACTACTGGACCAACCATGATTTTACCGCAATTCCCGAGCACCTCCTTAACAGGATAGACGAACTCGGAAATTACTTTCTGCTTGAAGCCGACCTTAATCGGCTTTTTGAAGTTCCCGAAGATTTTAAGAATAACCTTCTTGAGTCAAAAAATATAAAAATATTTCTTTCGTACTTTAACCCCCTCTATATTGAGATATATTCCGAACTTATACGAAAAGAAGCAGAGATGTGTCTTATCCTTACAGAGCCTGTCTTTGACAGGTTGAAAAAAGACTATCTGGAAGACCTGAAGATGCTCGTAGAATCAAAGAATACAGAAATCTATGTCTGTGACAAAAACGTAACCCTTAAAGACGTTGTAACAGAACGTTTCTGCTCACTTGTGCTCTTTGATAAAAAAGGAAAGTTTGACCATCAGCGATTAATGAGCTTCGATGAAAGTGCACTTAAATGGTGTGAAGAGCTCTTTTTATATTATAAAGATATGTCAAGACGGCTGGAAAAAGTATAA
- a CDS encoding respiratory chain complex I subunit 1 family protein, whose amino-acid sequence MNTSFLLFALLNPLFALLAAPLYMALIRKVKAYAQGRKGPKLFQVYYDLKKLMKKEAVYSPTSSWVMRFTPYLNLSTLLVCSLFVPLVFVPEPAGGLGNIIVFLYLLALERFFTALGGLDAGSTFGGMGSSRSMSLAAVIEPTMVISFAALAFVLKSLNLHKMFALTAGTVLPISPTLVLVSISLFIILIVETGRLPVDNPATHLELTMINEAMILEQTGKNLALLELTHALKQFLLMGILINTILPIGLSTEIDAGKIAVSTFLFLLKAGLLAVIIGLFESAIAKMRLFRLPAFYVMAFFFSAVTILIEVFA is encoded by the coding sequence ATGAACACTTCGTTCCTGCTCTTTGCTCTCTTGAATCCGCTCTTTGCCCTACTGGCAGCCCCTCTATATATGGCTCTGATCCGGAAAGTGAAGGCATATGCTCAGGGGAGAAAGGGCCCGAAGCTCTTTCAGGTCTATTATGACTTAAAAAAGCTCATGAAAAAAGAAGCGGTCTATTCCCCTACTTCTTCATGGGTAATGCGGTTTACTCCGTACCTGAACCTTTCAACCCTGCTTGTCTGCTCCCTTTTCGTACCTCTGGTCTTTGTCCCCGAACCGGCAGGAGGGCTCGGTAACATTATTGTCTTCCTGTACCTTCTGGCGCTTGAGAGATTCTTTACTGCACTTGGCGGACTTGACGCAGGAAGCACTTTCGGAGGCATGGGCAGTTCAAGGTCTATGAGCCTTGCAGCCGTGATCGAACCTACAATGGTGATTTCTTTTGCAGCTCTGGCATTTGTCCTGAAAAGCCTGAACCTGCACAAGATGTTTGCCCTTACCGCGGGTACGGTTCTTCCCATCAGCCCGACCCTTGTCCTTGTCTCGATCTCTCTCTTCATTATCCTGATCGTGGAAACCGGCAGGCTTCCTGTTGATAACCCGGCTACACATCTCGAACTTACCATGATTAATGAGGCAATGATTCTCGAACAGACAGGAAAGAACCTTGCCCTGCTCGAACTTACCCATGCCCTTAAACAGTTCCTGCTGATGGGGATATTAATTAATACAATTCTTCCGATAGGGCTCAGTACGGAAATCGATGCCGGAAAAATCGCGGTTTCAACTTTTCTCTTCCTCCTGAAGGCAGGGCTGCTTGCAGTAATAATCGGGCTCTTTGAATCAGCCATTGCAAAGATGAGGCTCTTCAGGCTTCCTGCGTTTTATGTTATGGCATTTTTCTTTTCAGCCGTTACAATCCTTATCGAGGTGTTTGCATGA
- a CDS encoding NADH-quinone oxidoreductase subunit D-related protein produces the protein MSIKMSKDKMELLSIVSSIKEEEPELLSTRENEVYLKISESRFKDIYPSLAERKFSLTGLFCAEAFEKKDGLTLFYIFKQESKPPVLILVRELEREEKAVSIAETFPSASWFEREVRDGFGLEFTGAFDTRRLFLHECYPEGFHPLQKAFKNGPISTAEAPCTEYRFRQVKGEGVYQIPVGPVHAGIIEPGHFRFSVIGEPIFSLEIRLFYKHRGIEKLAEGKTPSECVPLAEAVSGDESMANAAGFCMAVEQVCGINVSERAERLRAVMLELERIYSLLGDLAGMAVDVGFALVASPFFVLREEIFRQNEKLTGSRFLRGITVPGGLKKDIPDSSLKELPVFLGRFSRTFESAYDRAMSSSSLIDRFATTGVIKKELVSPLNLTGPLARASGCPADTRLDRPYGAYRNFAPEPSMRKKGDVLSRFEVKADEIRASVALILSLIENLPKGPVFAESTGYAGNGGSSEVTNNSGATGYSLALIEAPRGQNLHWVYLKNGIVDRYKIRTASFCNWQAIEHAVIGNIVPDFPLINKSLNLSYAGTDL, from the coding sequence ATGAGTATCAAAATGAGTAAAGATAAAATGGAGTTACTTTCAATTGTTTCGAGTATAAAAGAAGAAGAGCCCGAACTACTCAGTACCCGTGAAAATGAGGTATATCTGAAGATTTCGGAAAGCAGGTTTAAGGATATCTATCCTTCTCTTGCGGAGAGAAAGTTTAGCCTTACAGGACTCTTCTGTGCGGAAGCCTTTGAAAAAAAGGATGGTCTTACACTTTTCTATATATTTAAACAGGAAAGCAAGCCGCCTGTCCTTATACTTGTCAGGGAATTGGAGAGGGAAGAAAAGGCCGTTTCAATTGCGGAGACTTTTCCTTCAGCTTCATGGTTCGAGAGGGAGGTAAGAGATGGTTTCGGGCTTGAATTTACAGGGGCGTTTGATACACGAAGACTTTTCCTGCATGAGTGTTACCCTGAAGGTTTCCATCCTCTGCAAAAAGCTTTCAAAAACGGGCCAATCTCGACGGCTGAAGCCCCATGTACTGAGTACAGGTTCAGGCAGGTCAAAGGTGAAGGTGTGTACCAGATTCCTGTAGGACCTGTGCACGCAGGGATAATCGAACCAGGACATTTCAGGTTCAGTGTGATAGGGGAACCTATATTCAGCCTGGAAATCCGGCTCTTTTACAAACACAGAGGAATAGAAAAACTGGCTGAAGGAAAAACCCCTTCGGAATGCGTCCCTCTTGCCGAAGCTGTAAGCGGGGACGAAAGCATGGCAAACGCAGCTGGATTCTGTATGGCAGTAGAACAGGTCTGCGGAATAAATGTGTCTGAAAGGGCAGAACGCCTCCGAGCAGTCATGCTTGAACTCGAACGTATTTACTCCCTGCTCGGAGATCTTGCAGGCATGGCTGTAGATGTGGGTTTTGCTCTTGTAGCAAGTCCTTTCTTCGTACTCAGAGAAGAGATATTCAGGCAGAACGAGAAACTGACAGGCTCAAGGTTCTTGCGTGGAATTACCGTTCCGGGAGGGCTGAAAAAAGACATTCCAGACTCGTCCCTAAAAGAACTGCCTGTCTTCCTTGGGAGGTTTTCCAGGACTTTCGAATCTGCTTATGACAGGGCAATGTCTTCGTCTTCCCTTATCGACAGGTTTGCAACTACAGGAGTGATAAAAAAAGAACTTGTATCCCCGCTTAACCTTACAGGTCCTCTTGCCAGAGCATCAGGCTGTCCTGCAGATACCAGGCTTGACAGACCTTACGGAGCTTACAGGAATTTTGCTCCGGAGCCTTCGATGAGGAAAAAAGGGGATGTTCTTTCCCGATTTGAGGTAAAAGCCGATGAAATCCGTGCATCTGTAGCCCTGATCCTCAGTCTCATAGAAAATCTTCCGAAAGGTCCTGTATTTGCTGAAAGTACCGGATATGCCGGAAATGGGGGCAGTTCAGAAGTAACAAACAACTCTGGAGCCACAGGGTATTCTCTTGCCCTCATAGAAGCACCAAGAGGACAAAACCTTCACTGGGTCTACCTGAAAAATGGAATCGTAGACCGCTATAAGATAAGAACGGCATCTTTCTGCAACTGGCAGGCAATAGAACATGCAGTTATAGGGAATATCGTTCCCGATTTTCCCCTGATAAATAAAAGCCTTAACCTTTCGTATGCAGGGACCGACCTTTGA
- a CDS encoding response regulator, whose amino-acid sequence MKEILIVEDNPMNMELILDLLEFYGHRVTEAEDGIKALERLAEKKFDIILLDMQLPKMDGLEVLDRIKKNPATAEIPVIAVTAHAMKGSEEHFIEMGCVDYISKPIDIHRFRSLIDKYLGE is encoded by the coding sequence ATGAAAGAAATTCTTATTGTCGAAGATAACCCCATGAACATGGAATTGATCCTGGACCTCCTCGAGTTTTACGGGCACCGTGTAACCGAAGCAGAGGATGGGATAAAGGCTCTTGAACGCCTTGCTGAGAAAAAGTTCGATATTATCCTTCTCGATATGCAGCTTCCTAAAATGGACGGGCTTGAGGTTCTTGACAGGATAAAGAAGAATCCTGCTACTGCAGAGATTCCAGTAATAGCTGTCACAGCCCATGCTATGAAGGGAAGCGAAGAACACTTTATTGAAATGGGATGTGTGGACTATATCTCAAAACCCATAGATATTCACAGGTTCAGGTCCCTTATTGATAAGTATCTTGGAGAGTAA
- a CDS encoding NADH-quinone oxidoreductase subunit B family protein, with translation MVNPLSLFFHPKVTETFEFRNEELEAIGAKIKKEIPKVFGHSLAIRELDSGSDNSTEIEISNLGNPHYDVERFGISFVASPRHADVLLVTGAVTLNMAEAAKKTYEAMPYPKYVIAVGDDACDGGIYKGSYAVLGGVDKILPVDVKIPGNPPSPKEIMQGIFALVKKARE, from the coding sequence ATGGTAAATCCACTATCTCTCTTCTTCCACCCGAAAGTTACCGAGACATTTGAATTCCGTAACGAAGAACTGGAAGCTATCGGGGCAAAAATTAAAAAAGAAATCCCGAAAGTATTTGGACACAGCCTTGCCATTCGTGAACTGGATTCAGGCAGTGACAACTCTACGGAGATTGAAATCTCAAACCTCGGAAACCCCCATTATGATGTTGAGAGGTTCGGGATCTCTTTTGTAGCATCTCCGAGGCATGCTGACGTCCTGCTGGTTACAGGAGCAGTAACCCTTAACATGGCCGAAGCCGCAAAAAAAACCTATGAAGCCATGCCTTACCCAAAGTATGTAATAGCAGTTGGGGACGATGCCTGTGACGGTGGGATCTATAAGGGTTCTTATGCCGTGCTCGGAGGAGTTGACAAAATCCTGCCCGTGGATGTGAAAATTCCCGGGAACCCGCCCTCTCCGAAAGAAATCATGCAGGGAATTTTTGCCCTTGTTAAAAAAGCCCGAGAATAA
- a CDS encoding proton-conducting transporter transmembrane domain-containing protein has translation MIRYYLLVMGIFLALGLIPKSHRLMNALAAGNGLLHLVMSCIALLMLDLPGRLGESLYLDHLNLYVELITALGFTAAAFYARGYTDSLMEAGELDPRNLKTFYLAFNLLLVTATVALFSDNLALFWIFAELTTVCAAMLVAILSARENIDAALKYVFIVSGAMLFAFLGLIFLFTLSEQALGEGTLNWTELEVHVSEFSPALLLASFAFMFIGFGAKAGVAPFHTWLPDAYARAPSVSAILSGLMQNLGIYGIIRMYALLRESSAAPQASSILLAAGVFSIALASFSMFQQRNLKRLIAFSSVEHMGLLLIGIGIGTPLALFWALFYMLVHVLVKETLLFSAGILHRQYRSNMREDMRDVFKLQPRAAWGLILGSIAIVGMPPFPLFPAKFFILLESAAVSPYLTLAVLLMLILASASFANFLLKAFSKVTVEEENEKDRHIPRTHAGTEGVKSKVFIKTFAEKVDYDENRLPNQYLVRSGMRVPAVFMLALAIALGFYFPDSLKDLLDAIILELGYV, from the coding sequence GTGATCCGATACTACCTGTTAGTAATGGGAATATTTCTGGCACTTGGCCTTATTCCGAAGTCCCACAGGCTCATGAACGCACTTGCAGCAGGAAACGGTCTACTGCACCTTGTCATGAGCTGCATTGCCCTTCTCATGCTTGACCTGCCAGGAAGGCTAGGAGAGTCGCTCTATCTTGACCACCTTAACCTTTACGTGGAACTTATAACCGCACTGGGATTCACTGCTGCAGCCTTCTATGCCAGAGGGTACACTGACAGCCTTATGGAAGCCGGAGAACTTGACCCCAGGAATTTGAAGACTTTCTACCTTGCCTTCAACCTCCTGCTTGTCACAGCCACTGTTGCACTTTTCTCAGATAACCTTGCTCTCTTCTGGATCTTTGCAGAGCTCACAACGGTCTGTGCTGCCATGCTTGTTGCAATCCTTTCTGCAAGGGAGAACATTGATGCCGCCTTAAAGTATGTCTTTATAGTCTCGGGAGCCATGCTCTTTGCTTTCCTCGGGTTGATTTTTCTGTTCACCCTCTCGGAACAGGCTCTCGGGGAAGGAACTCTTAACTGGACAGAGCTGGAAGTGCATGTTTCTGAGTTTTCACCTGCCCTCCTCCTTGCAAGCTTTGCCTTCATGTTCATAGGTTTCGGAGCAAAAGCAGGGGTAGCTCCTTTTCATACCTGGCTTCCGGATGCCTATGCAAGGGCACCTTCAGTAAGTGCAATTCTCTCGGGACTGATGCAGAACCTGGGAATCTACGGCATAATAAGGATGTACGCCTTGCTCAGAGAAAGCAGTGCAGCCCCTCAGGCATCTTCTATACTGCTTGCAGCAGGAGTATTCTCAATTGCTCTTGCTTCGTTCAGCATGTTCCAGCAGAGAAATTTGAAGCGGTTGATAGCTTTCTCAAGTGTCGAGCATATGGGCCTTCTACTCATAGGAATAGGAATAGGGACACCTCTTGCCCTTTTCTGGGCTCTTTTCTACATGCTCGTCCATGTGCTGGTAAAGGAAACCCTGCTGTTTTCCGCAGGCATCCTGCACAGACAGTACAGAAGCAACATGCGTGAAGATATGCGGGATGTCTTTAAACTCCAGCCCAGGGCAGCCTGGGGTTTGATTCTTGGAAGCATTGCGATAGTAGGAATGCCGCCATTTCCTCTTTTTCCGGCAAAATTTTTTATCCTGCTGGAAAGTGCGGCAGTTTCTCCTTACCTGACCCTTGCAGTGTTGCTCATGCTTATCCTTGCATCCGCATCCTTTGCAAACTTTCTCTTGAAAGCTTTTTCAAAAGTGACCGTAGAGGAAGAAAACGAAAAAGACAGACACATACCCAGAACTCATGCAGGGACAGAAGGAGTTAAATCGAAGGTATTTATAAAGACCTTCGCAGAGAAAGTGGATTACGATGAAAACAGGCTTCCGAATCAATATCTCGTCAGGAGTGGAATGAGGGTTCCGGCGGTCTTCATGCTGGCTCTTGCCATTGCCCTGGGTTTTTATTTCCCCGATTCTCTGAAAGATCTGCTTGATGCGATAATTCTTGAACTCGGGTATGTTTAA
- a CDS encoding proton-conducting transporter transmembrane domain-containing protein: MNILLEALMYGAIAALISGTVLPLLYRSKNTRKTAFGFSLISSVLLLGFAGTVLYTGKEPVFPVIGFLPGLDFTLTADRLAAGFILLIAAVVPGVSVYSVEYVEHVKSEARKNLQAALTNLFILAMLMVILAGNMVGFLIFWEIMSLSSLLLVLHDYSSEENKKAGFFYFVMTSISTAFLFLGFISLFRLTGSADFGPLEYPAADLALPFLSLFIGFGVKAGLVPFHKWLPYAHPAAPSNVSALMSGVMLKVAVYGFLRFLLSISAPELWWGVLIITAGSLSALFGVIYALKENDIKRLLAYSSIENIGIIFTGIGLYVIFKVEGLESLALLSLVGACFHAFNHALFKSLLFLCAGSVVHTTGTRKIEAFGGLVKSMPVTSALFMIGSVSIAALPLTNGFAGELLLYQAFFQSFAVTDPLLTVFLIIALSSFALTGALAAALFVKLFGITCLAIPRSEKSRLAEEVRKPMLTGPAVPAALCILTGLFSKQLLSLAGWEIEFPDMLLLGLLLGLIYAALFLIIRSKETSPARISETWGCGIPTLAPYMEYSSAGFSEPLVMIFKSVYRTKIVNRAEYFDKQESLFKKGKVEIRLLRFFEEYLYIPPARVIDSFSKYVSKLQNGKLDSYVLYAFLAVIVLIIATGGFV, from the coding sequence GTGAATATATTGCTCGAAGCCTTGATGTACGGTGCAATTGCCGCTCTTATATCCGGAACTGTCCTCCCTCTCCTGTACCGCAGTAAAAACACAAGAAAGACTGCTTTTGGCTTTTCTCTTATCTCATCGGTCCTGCTTCTGGGTTTTGCAGGCACGGTCCTATATACCGGAAAAGAGCCTGTATTTCCAGTCATCGGATTCCTGCCGGGCCTGGACTTTACTCTGACTGCAGACAGGCTAGCAGCCGGATTTATCCTCCTAATCGCAGCAGTAGTACCCGGAGTTTCGGTATACTCGGTGGAATATGTGGAACACGTTAAAAGCGAAGCCAGGAAAAACCTGCAGGCAGCCCTGACAAATCTTTTTATCCTTGCCATGCTGATGGTCATACTTGCAGGCAATATGGTAGGCTTCCTGATTTTCTGGGAAATAATGTCCCTTTCCTCTCTCCTGCTAGTCCTGCACGACTATTCTTCCGAGGAGAATAAAAAAGCCGGCTTTTTCTACTTCGTGATGACCAGTATAAGTACGGCTTTTCTTTTCCTGGGATTCATAAGCCTCTTCAGGCTGACAGGCTCTGCCGATTTCGGACCACTGGAATATCCTGCGGCAGATCTGGCACTTCCATTCCTCTCTCTGTTTATTGGCTTCGGAGTCAAGGCAGGGCTAGTTCCTTTCCACAAATGGCTGCCCTATGCTCATCCTGCAGCCCCGTCAAATGTTTCAGCTTTGATGTCAGGAGTTATGCTTAAAGTCGCAGTCTACGGCTTCCTGCGTTTCCTGCTTTCAATTTCCGCGCCTGAACTCTGGTGGGGAGTGCTCATCATCACAGCAGGCAGCCTTTCAGCTCTCTTCGGGGTAATTTACGCCCTTAAGGAAAATGATATAAAAAGGCTCCTTGCCTACAGCAGTATTGAAAACATAGGGATCATCTTTACGGGGATAGGGCTGTATGTAATATTCAAAGTTGAAGGGCTTGAATCCCTTGCTCTGTTAAGCCTTGTCGGAGCCTGCTTCCATGCCTTTAATCATGCCCTCTTCAAAAGTCTGCTCTTCCTCTGTGCAGGCTCTGTGGTCCATACTACAGGCACAAGGAAAATCGAAGCCTTTGGAGGGCTTGTAAAAAGCATGCCTGTAACCTCTGCCCTTTTCATGATAGGGTCGGTTTCAATTGCAGCCCTGCCTCTAACAAATGGTTTTGCCGGCGAGCTCCTGCTCTACCAGGCATTCTTCCAGTCTTTTGCCGTAACCGATCCTCTGCTTACCGTATTTCTGATAATTGCTCTCTCAAGCTTTGCCCTGACCGGAGCGCTGGCAGCTGCCCTTTTCGTAAAACTTTTCGGGATCACCTGTCTTGCCATACCGCGTTCGGAAAAGAGCCGTCTTGCGGAAGAAGTCCGGAAACCCATGCTTACAGGACCCGCAGTGCCTGCAGCCCTCTGCATACTTACAGGGCTCTTTTCAAAGCAGCTCCTTTCTCTAGCAGGCTGGGAAATCGAGTTTCCGGACATGCTTTTGCTGGGGCTTCTTCTCGGGTTAATATATGCAGCCCTTTTCCTGATAATCCGTTCAAAGGAAACGAGCCCTGCCAGGATTAGCGAGACATGGGGATGTGGAATTCCGACTCTTGCGCCTTATATGGAATACAGCTCTGCAGGCTTTTCCGAGCCTCTTGTGATGATCTTCAAAAGCGTTTACAGGACAAAGATTGTGAACAGAGCTGAGTATTTCGACAAACAGGAAAGTCTCTTTAAGAAAGGGAAAGTGGAGATCCGCCTGCTTCGCTTCTTTGAAGAGTACCTTTACATCCCCCCTGCAAGGGTAATTGATAGTTTTTCAAAATATGTTTCAAAACTGCAGAACGGAAAACTTGACAGTTATGTCCTTTACGCCTTTCTCGCAGTCATCGTATTAATTATAGCAACAGGAGGCTTTGTATGA
- a CDS encoding hydrogenase subunit, whose protein sequence is MIDPLFLEGIIKILFVFVLISAGLIISTRNLSSVLTAYTIQSFLLASVSFLLYMIDGKGQLLLLAGLTLASKVILIPYFISRIEEKIRIGRDLHFTYLEPTPSLLLSIGLIILSYTFLSKVFEGLPLSKLFFFGAVIGLSLTLMGMLVVFSRKKVVTKALGYLSMENGVLMFGLFVTELPFIIEVLIIIDLIILVMLTTILAVGMDSSIEEYRQKFRKLQVWTGVESR, encoded by the coding sequence ATGATTGACCCGCTCTTCCTTGAAGGTATAATAAAGATCCTTTTTGTCTTTGTCCTTATCAGTGCAGGGCTGATCATTTCAACCCGCAACCTGAGTTCAGTACTGACCGCATACACAATACAGTCTTTCCTGCTGGCATCAGTCTCATTTCTCCTCTACATGATAGACGGAAAAGGGCAGCTTCTGCTGCTGGCAGGCCTGACTCTGGCAAGCAAGGTAATCTTGATCCCTTATTTCATCTCCAGGATAGAAGAAAAAATTAGAATAGGCAGAGATCTCCATTTTACGTATCTGGAGCCAACACCCTCTCTTCTGCTGAGCATAGGTCTTATCATACTCTCCTACACCTTCCTTTCAAAAGTCTTCGAAGGGCTGCCCCTCTCAAAGCTTTTCTTCTTTGGTGCCGTGATAGGGCTTTCCCTTACCCTGATGGGCATGCTTGTAGTGTTCAGCAGAAAAAAGGTCGTAACAAAGGCACTCGGATATCTCAGCATGGAAAATGGGGTCCTGATGTTCGGCCTCTTTGTGACCGAGCTTCCTTTCATTATAGAAGTCCTGATCATAATCGACCTTATTATCCTGGTAATGCTGACCACAATCCTGGCTGTGGGAATGGACTCCAGCATTGAAGAGTACAGGCAAAAATTCCGGAAATTGCAGGTCTGGACAGGAGTTGAGTCCCGGTGA